From the Pirellulales bacterium genome, the window GACCGCTGCGCTGGCATCACGTACACCGCTAGGTTGAATTACCGCCTACACTTTTCGGACCGGCGACCATGCGCCGCCGAAGCGCTAATCCAAAGCAAGCTACGATCGCTAAAGCATACGTCGCAGGCTCAGGCACGGGAAGCAAAACGAACGGCTGAATATTAAAAAAGGTCGTCGCCGTGTTGGGGGTGAAGCCAGAGTTGGTCACGATTTGCTGATCG encodes:
- a CDS encoding PEP-CTERM sorting domain-containing protein → DQQIVTNSGFTPNTATTFFNIQPFVLLPVPEPATYALAIVACFGLALRRRMVAGPKSVGGNST